The Candidatus Sysuiplasma jiujiangense genome includes a window with the following:
- a CDS encoding MaoC family dehydratase N-terminal domain-containing protein has translation MIATEVRTEGRTITETDIVVFSYFTGDWTYLHTDKEAAERSIFRERVAHGYLTLSVSLGLMIRSGVINVDVFMALKSIEYVRFVKPVRIGDTLTVVYSSVRKESLPGTVSVTTEARTLNQRNETVMEFGTLHLERSTNGNGGIK, from the coding sequence CTGATTGCCACGGAAGTCAGAACTGAAGGGAGGACAATTACCGAAACGGATATTGTTGTGTTTTCCTATTTTACCGGAGACTGGACTTATCTCCACACAGACAAAGAGGCCGCGGAAAGAAGTATCTTCAGGGAGAGGGTGGCACATGGATATCTGACACTGTCGGTCTCGCTTGGGCTGATGATCAGATCTGGGGTTATTAATGTCGATGTTTTCATGGCACTGAAGTCGATAGAGTATGTCAGGTTCGTCAAACCGGTGAGAATTGGGGACACTCTGACTGTTGTTTACAGCAGCGTCAGAAAGGAGTCGCTGCCCGGGACGGTTTCTGTCACTACCGAGGCCAGAACTTTAAATCAGAGGAATGAAACTGTGATGGAATTCGGGACGCTCCACCTTGAGCGATCTACGAATGGTAACGGGGGAATAAAGTGA